One Parasphingorhabdus cellanae genomic region harbors:
- a CDS encoding alpha/beta fold hydrolase has protein sequence MKIAFRILVALAVILVAAFFIFRTPDTDRAEMIAKYSNEASQFLDDGLGGQIHYRDEGNKDGPAILLIHGSNSLLQTWEPVVALLGEKYRLISLDLYGHGLTGPQANGDYSADANIAAAVKVLDTLNVEQAYWVGNSMGGWLSWRAGLAVPDRVSGLVLIDASGAQTEEKVKPYLGARLAQSSIGQLLLPEITPKFLVRSSLEENFAQPERLTDELVTRYWELLRFPGNREAAVTRGKTAREPEKWTEVGTLEMPVLLLWGEQDKVIPLSHAKAFEQAIPGSKLITYADAGHLPMEETPDQVARDIGTWIEGTEAMKTAEGELEEAG, from the coding sequence TTGAAAATCGCGTTTCGTATTTTAGTGGCATTGGCCGTCATTCTGGTCGCTGCATTTTTCATATTTCGAACGCCCGATACAGATCGGGCAGAAATGATCGCCAAATATAGCAATGAGGCTTCGCAATTTCTCGATGATGGTCTTGGCGGGCAAATCCACTATCGCGACGAAGGCAACAAAGATGGCCCAGCGATCTTGCTTATTCATGGTTCGAACAGCCTGCTCCAAACTTGGGAACCGGTTGTGGCCTTGTTGGGCGAAAAATATCGATTAATCTCGCTCGATCTATATGGCCATGGTCTTACTGGCCCGCAGGCGAATGGCGATTATAGCGCCGATGCGAATATAGCTGCGGCGGTGAAAGTTCTGGATACATTAAATGTTGAACAGGCTTATTGGGTTGGTAACAGCATGGGCGGCTGGCTGTCGTGGCGCGCCGGTCTTGCGGTGCCGGATCGGGTTTCAGGGCTTGTGTTAATCGATGCCTCAGGCGCGCAAACGGAGGAAAAGGTAAAGCCCTATCTTGGCGCGCGATTGGCGCAGTCATCTATCGGGCAATTATTATTACCGGAAATCACACCAAAATTTCTGGTGCGATCTTCGCTGGAAGAAAACTTTGCCCAGCCGGAGCGGCTGACTGATGAACTGGTGACCCGCTATTGGGAATTGCTGCGCTTTCCCGGCAATAGGGAAGCCGCGGTAACGCGCGGAAAAACAGCGCGGGAACCAGAAAAATGGACAGAGGTCGGGACCTTAGAAATGCCCGTGCTGTTGCTGTGGGGAGAACAGGACAAAGTAATTCCGCTGTCTCATGCGAAGGCATTTGAACAGGCGATACCGGGTTCGAAGCTGATTACCTACGCGGATGCAGGCCATTTGCCGATGGAAGAAACACCGGATCAAGTGGCTAGAGATATTGGCACCTGGATCGAAGGAACCGAAGCGATGAAAACGGCGGAAGGGGAGCTGGAAGAGGCTGGTTAG
- a CDS encoding cold-shock protein, with protein MPTGTVKFFNADKGYGFIAPEDGGDDSFVHITAVQAAGMQTLEKEQRITYDVETGNNGKKAAVNLQQA; from the coding sequence ATGCCTACAGGCACAGTAAAATTTTTCAACGCAGACAAAGGCTATGGCTTTATCGCTCCTGAAGATGGCGGCGATGACAGCTTCGTGCACATCACGGCCGTTCAGGCTGCCGGCATGCAGACGCTCGAAAAAGAGCAGCGCATCACCTATGACGTTGAAACCGGCAACAATGGTAAAAAAGCAGCTGTAAACCTTCAGCAAGCCTAA
- a CDS encoding DUF3429 domain-containing protein: MLKNIPIAPRVLGLAGLLPPLFLTLAALFGPPEWQWSALAVAYAYAALIFSFLGGIWWGLAAMHEDAPDWVYVAAILPSLIALVTYIPWILGLSWPGPSMLLLGLCIIASPLVDQRLVAAGIETAWLLTLRWILSVGLGILTLTMAAIALISTP, translated from the coding sequence ATGTTAAAGAATATTCCCATTGCCCCGCGCGTGCTTGGCCTGGCCGGCTTGTTGCCGCCATTGTTCCTGACTTTGGCCGCTCTATTTGGTCCGCCCGAATGGCAATGGAGCGCGCTGGCTGTGGCCTATGCCTATGCTGCGTTGATATTCAGTTTTCTCGGCGGGATTTGGTGGGGGCTGGCGGCCATGCATGAAGACGCTCCGGATTGGGTATATGTGGCGGCTATTTTGCCGAGCCTGATTGCGCTTGTCACTTACATACCTTGGATATTGGGTCTGTCGTGGCCGGGTCCATCGATGCTGTTGCTTGGCCTGTGCATTATCGCATCGCCGCTGGTGGATCAGCGATTGGTTGCAGCGGGGATCGAAACTGCCTGGCTGTTGACGTTACGCTGGATTTTATCTGTCGGATTGGGAATATTGACTTTGACAATGGCGGCCATCGCACTGATTTCAACGCCGTAA
- a CDS encoding ion channel, with amino-acid sequence MLPALLVSTGMVLLTVIIHGTGIFALARFLRIEAREEAEEHIHPMSLRGVGVTLTLVLGLFVLHGIEIWAYAFVYLVLDALPTLSDAVYFSTITYATTGYDDDGFAEAWRMVAAIEGVNGIILLGWSTAFFVTVVARMGRSR; translated from the coding sequence ATGCTTCCAGCCCTTCTCGTTAGCACCGGCATGGTTCTGCTTACCGTTATCATTCACGGGACCGGAATATTTGCGCTGGCCCGCTTTTTAAGGATCGAGGCCCGCGAGGAAGCGGAAGAGCATATACATCCCATGTCGCTGCGCGGTGTCGGGGTAACCTTGACGCTCGTACTTGGGCTATTCGTCCTTCATGGCATCGAAATATGGGCTTATGCTTTTGTTTATTTGGTACTCGATGCGTTACCCACTCTTTCGGATGCCGTCTATTTTTCCACCATTACTTATGCGACCACGGGATATGATGATGACGGATTTGCCGAGGCCTGGCGAATGGTTGCTGCGATTGAAGGCGTCAATGGCATCATCCTGCTCGGTTGGTCGACCGCATTTTTTGTCACAGTTGTCGCGCGTATGGGGAGAAGCCGATGA
- a CDS encoding DoxX family protein, which produces MNNHQKDSILRRIFRLLLAVFYLLAGIAHIRSPGGFLAITPDWVPFPEQVVFLTGVAEIAGAIGLLIPPTLVPHIRYAAGIGLALYALCVFPANINHAINNIAVGGETASWAYHGPRLLFQPVFIWWALIAGNVINWPFHRKKPQPLARP; this is translated from the coding sequence ATGAACAACCACCAAAAAGACTCGATTTTGCGTAGAATTTTCCGGCTGTTATTAGCAGTCTTCTACCTGCTCGCTGGGATCGCGCACATTCGAAGCCCCGGAGGGTTCCTGGCAATTACACCCGACTGGGTACCCTTCCCTGAGCAAGTCGTTTTCCTGACCGGCGTGGCAGAAATTGCCGGAGCCATCGGCCTGCTCATCCCGCCGACACTGGTCCCGCACATCCGCTATGCCGCAGGGATCGGGCTGGCACTCTATGCGCTGTGCGTGTTTCCGGCGAATATCAACCATGCGATCAACAATATCGCGGTTGGCGGAGAGACCGCCAGCTGGGCCTATCATGGCCCGCGCCTGCTGTTTCAGCCTGTCTTCATCTGGTGGGCCCTTATCGCTGGCAATGTCATCAACTGGCCGTTTCACCGCAAGAAACCACAGCCTCTGGCCCGGCCCTGA
- a CDS encoding GFA family protein, which yields MTNTAKTPETSEHKGHCLCGAVQITAHQASSEVGACHCGMCRRWGGGPAFELDCGTDVTITGEDHIAIYNSSEWAERAFCKACGTNLFYRLKEPGQYMIASAIFDNEEGLNFTTQVYIDDKPDYYSLAEQTENLTGAQVEALYAPQSG from the coding sequence ATGACCAATACCGCCAAGACGCCCGAAACAAGCGAACACAAAGGCCATTGCCTGTGCGGTGCCGTCCAGATCACCGCGCATCAGGCCAGCAGCGAGGTCGGTGCCTGCCATTGCGGCATGTGCCGGCGCTGGGGCGGTGGCCCGGCCTTTGAGCTGGATTGCGGCACCGATGTCACCATAACGGGCGAAGACCATATCGCCATTTATAACTCCTCCGAATGGGCGGAGCGGGCTTTTTGCAAAGCCTGCGGCACCAACCTGTTCTACCGCCTGAAAGAACCCGGCCAATATATGATTGCCAGTGCGATATTCGACAATGAAGAGGGTCTGAACTTCACGACACAAGTCTATATTGACGATAAGCCGGACTATTACAGCCTGGCCGAACAAACCGAAAATCTGACCGGCGCTCAGGTGGAGGCGCTATACGCCCCTCAATCCGGATAG
- a CDS encoding cyclase family protein has product MRALGLILAGAILAVPALAQDAKKQGEKNWYPSKYGAEDTKGAMNNLSPAGTIEAAKLVKTGKTYALGVVTGPTTPAYPPRSYSATILQSNDGQGGAMGANKVTAHDDIIHSWVGIGTQIDGFAHLGIDHHYYNGVKGNELYSPAGVTQYGTETILPTATRGVLLDMTKYYGKAVLDPGTAFNRAEIDAAAKAAGVTIRKGDVVLFHTGWMTKSASDPQGYIAQQPGLGVEGAEYLASLDVVMIGADTAALEAIPFEDPTKPFIVHQTLLTKHGVHVLESINTAELAKDGATEFMFVLGQPRFKGAVQMVINPVAIR; this is encoded by the coding sequence ATGCGCGCTTTGGGATTGATTTTGGCAGGGGCGATCCTGGCCGTACCGGCATTGGCACAAGACGCCAAAAAGCAGGGGGAGAAGAACTGGTATCCCAGCAAATATGGTGCAGAAGATACCAAGGGTGCGATGAACAACCTGTCGCCCGCTGGCACAATCGAGGCGGCGAAGCTGGTCAAAACCGGCAAGACTTATGCTTTGGGCGTTGTGACGGGGCCGACGACCCCCGCTTATCCGCCGCGATCCTATAGCGCGACGATTCTGCAATCCAATGACGGGCAGGGCGGCGCAATGGGCGCGAATAAAGTCACCGCGCATGATGATATTATTCACAGCTGGGTTGGCATCGGTACCCAGATTGACGGCTTTGCGCATCTTGGCATCGACCATCATTATTATAATGGCGTGAAGGGAAACGAGCTCTATTCCCCCGCGGGCGTAACGCAATACGGAACGGAAACGATCCTGCCGACTGCGACGCGCGGTGTGCTACTCGATATGACGAAATATTATGGCAAGGCGGTGCTTGATCCGGGTACCGCGTTTAACCGTGCAGAGATTGACGCAGCGGCCAAGGCGGCGGGCGTGACGATCAGGAAGGGCGATGTGGTGTTATTCCACACCGGCTGGATGACAAAGAGCGCCAGCGATCCGCAAGGCTACATTGCGCAGCAGCCAGGACTGGGTGTCGAGGGCGCGGAATATCTTGCTTCGCTGGACGTGGTGATGATCGGAGCGGATACCGCAGCGCTAGAGGCGATCCCGTTTGAAGATCCCACCAAGCCGTTTATCGTGCACCAGACTTTATTGACCAAACATGGCGTGCATGTGCTTGAGAGTATCAACACGGCAGAGCTGGCCAAAGATGGAGCGACCGAGTTTATGTTCGTGCTGGGCCAGCCGCGATTTAAAGGCGCGGTGCAGATGGTAATCAATCCGGTGGCGATCCGATAG
- a CDS encoding EthD domain-containing protein, with amino-acid sequence MIKLTFCLARRPEMPREAFQDYWRTHHAPKVMAAKEALGIKRYVQCHSYAMPMAEAAAEARGIAIGDNVHDFDGVAELWWESRETFEAALATEEGQRHGKILAEDEATFIDFSRSRFFMVEENVVIGD; translated from the coding sequence ATGATCAAACTGACTTTCTGTCTTGCCCGTCGTCCCGAAATGCCTCGTGAGGCCTTTCAGGATTACTGGCGCACACACCATGCGCCCAAGGTCATGGCGGCCAAAGAAGCGCTGGGGATTAAACGCTATGTTCAGTGCCACAGCTATGCGATGCCGATGGCCGAAGCGGCGGCAGAGGCGCGGGGCATAGCAATTGGCGATAATGTCCATGATTTTGATGGCGTTGCAGAGCTTTGGTGGGAAAGTCGGGAAACTTTTGAAGCGGCTTTGGCCACCGAAGAGGGGCAGCGTCATGGCAAAATCCTTGCCGAAGACGAAGCGACCTTTATCGATTTTTCCCGCAGCCGTTTTTTCATGGTGGAGGAAAATGTGGTGATTGGTGACTAA
- a CDS encoding PaaI family thioesterase yields MQTDSKTVQTEKYSVPFVERTGMRPAEKRAGYVNMLMPLAGNENHVGVMYMGAFTVLAEAAAATPAIDFLDKQRFFPIIKDLYVDFRKPASSDVTAEYSLSADDIAALQADLERKGSAGYLAEMQIKDVSGETVAEAKVTVKLLSHGFKK; encoded by the coding sequence ATGCAAACCGACAGCAAAACTGTCCAGACCGAAAAATATAGCGTTCCCTTTGTCGAGCGCACCGGGATGCGGCCAGCCGAAAAGCGGGCGGGTTATGTGAATATGCTGATGCCGCTTGCCGGGAATGAAAATCATGTCGGCGTGATGTATATGGGCGCTTTTACAGTGCTGGCTGAGGCGGCCGCCGCGACCCCGGCGATTGATTTTCTCGACAAGCAACGCTTTTTTCCGATCATCAAGGATTTATATGTCGATTTCCGCAAACCGGCGTCCAGCGATGTGACGGCGGAATATAGTTTGAGCGCGGATGATATTGCTGCCTTGCAGGCTGATCTGGAGCGCAAGGGCTCTGCTGGATATCTGGCCGAGATGCAGATTAAAGATGTTAGCGGCGAGACGGTGGCCGAAGCGAAGGTGACGGTGAAGCTCTTGAGCCATGGGTTCAAGAAATAG
- a CDS encoding hypervirulence associated TUDOR domain-containing protein, whose translation MANSNSFQTNQYVEWDWGNGTAKGQITDRFERDVTRTLKGSEVTRNGSEDNPAYLIKQEDGDEVLKLGSELRAAD comes from the coding sequence ATGGCGAACAGCAACAGCTTTCAAACCAACCAATATGTCGAGTGGGACTGGGGCAATGGTACCGCCAAGGGCCAAATCACCGACCGCTTCGAACGCGACGTCACCCGCACCCTGAAAGGCAGTGAAGTGACCCGCAACGGCAGCGAAGACAACCCCGCTTATCTGATCAAGCAAGAGGATGGCGATGAGGTTCTGAAACTGGGAAGTGAGCTACGGGCAGCGGACTAG
- a CDS encoding aspartate/glutamate racemase family protein: MSDPLHIGILAHSAEGATLSYRTVWHEGVRKMGAHDHPRITMSGGAMAPTLELWERDDLAALRQIFREDAERLAAAGADFFILPDNTAHIALEQPGPDFPIPCLHIAEVVAAQAEADGRRHIAVLGTNWTMEGPVYKDALARRSLERSIPAADDREIIHTAIFDELCLGDFRDETRAEFIRIIGNLQSKGCDAVALVCTEIPLLITDETSPLPILDSTRLQAKAAVAVALGERVMPIWSGGVV, encoded by the coding sequence ATGAGCGACCCGCTCCATATCGGCATACTCGCCCATAGCGCGGAAGGCGCGACCCTGTCTTACCGCACGGTCTGGCATGAAGGCGTGCGCAAGATGGGCGCGCATGACCATCCGCGGATCACGATGAGCGGCGGAGCAATGGCGCCAACACTGGAGTTATGGGAACGCGACGATCTGGCGGCACTGCGGCAGATTTTCCGGGAAGATGCCGAGCGGTTGGCAGCCGCAGGCGCGGATTTCTTTATCCTGCCCGACAATACCGCGCATATTGCGCTGGAGCAGCCCGGTCCGGATTTTCCGATCCCTTGCCTGCACATTGCCGAGGTCGTTGCCGCGCAGGCAGAGGCGGACGGGCGGCGGCATATAGCTGTGCTCGGCACCAACTGGACGATGGAAGGCCCGGTGTACAAGGATGCATTGGCCCGCCGGTCACTGGAGCGTTCCATCCCCGCAGCCGATGATCGAGAGATCATTCATACAGCGATTTTCGACGAACTGTGCCTTGGCGATTTCCGCGATGAGACGCGCGCGGAATTTATCCGGATCATCGGCAATCTGCAAAGCAAAGGCTGTGACGCCGTGGCGCTGGTCTGCACGGAAATCCCGTTGCTGATCACCGACGAGACATCACCGCTGCCGATATTGGACAGCACCCGCCTACAAGCAAAAGCCGCCGTTGCCGTGGCGCTAGGTGAGCGGGTAATGCCAATCTGGTCGGGCGGCGTGGTTTGA
- a CDS encoding BKACE family enzyme, translated as MIQADTPLIIEVSLNGSVKPEQNPNVPYEDDDIVAQAVECMEAGAALVHNHTRDPVFGKTGAMDAEDYARPWRKLLALRPDAILTPTMPADPGGPQSDNVPVEVRFAHIEAMAQEGLIAQGLCDPGSFSVSVPTEDGVFAPTQLVYRNDAHDSHYYVEACRRLKLGMSISIFEPGFVKFIMALHRAGKLPPGGIMKFYFGADSMSFGLPPTAKALDAYLEMIEGSDLPWSVSAFGDDCVGCGLAEEAIKRGGHVQVGIEPYGGPRTPTNVELVEEVVALAGRLGRPIATPEQAAAMLNLPTYPVPFAA; from the coding sequence ATGATCCAGGCTGATACACCGCTCATTATCGAAGTTTCGCTCAACGGCTCGGTCAAGCCGGAGCAGAACCCAAATGTCCCCTATGAAGATGATGATATCGTCGCGCAGGCGGTCGAATGTATGGAAGCGGGGGCGGCGCTGGTGCATAACCACACGCGCGATCCGGTGTTCGGGAAGACGGGGGCGATGGATGCGGAGGATTATGCGCGGCCGTGGCGCAAGCTGCTCGCGCTTCGCCCCGATGCGATATTGACGCCGACCATGCCTGCCGATCCGGGCGGGCCACAATCAGATAATGTGCCTGTGGAGGTGCGCTTTGCCCATATCGAAGCGATGGCGCAGGAAGGCTTGATCGCGCAGGGCCTGTGCGACCCGGGCAGTTTCAGCGTGTCCGTGCCGACGGAAGATGGCGTGTTTGCTCCGACGCAGCTGGTCTATCGCAATGACGCGCATGACAGCCACTATTATGTCGAGGCCTGCCGCCGGTTGAAGCTGGGCATGAGCATCTCGATCTTTGAACCCGGCTTTGTAAAGTTCATCATGGCGCTGCACCGGGCCGGAAAATTGCCGCCGGGCGGGATCATGAAATTCTATTTCGGGGCGGACAGCATGTCGTTCGGGTTGCCGCCCACGGCCAAGGCGCTGGACGCCTATCTGGAGATGATTGAGGGCAGCGATCTGCCGTGGTCCGTGTCCGCTTTTGGCGATGATTGTGTCGGCTGCGGTCTGGCGGAAGAAGCGATTAAACGCGGCGGCCATGTGCAGGTCGGGATAGAGCCCTATGGCGGCCCGCGCACGCCGACCAATGTCGAACTGGTCGAGGAAGTCGTAGCATTGGCCGGGCGTCTGGGGCGCCCGATTGCGACGCCGGAGCAGGCGGCGGCGATGTTGAACCTGCCGACCTATCCCGTGCCCTTTGCCGCATAG
- a CDS encoding GGDEF domain-containing protein: MANAAYQDSYTVSPDIPDIGKDEVARKLMLDGLERRIAGQLSVIIPVAVIGWIASLTDNRALWMFLGLQIVAQLAIAGTSQWLRRAVEAGKSAAIRKSLWMVAEASSGIIWAAMMLDVGTLIGGSDAVLTTWVTILVTMVVSVLLAAPIAGIAFPLLGGFTAAVVAGIWLFGKDFSSFAELALAFMCIALFIIAKAVNLQAHKSCHDGIEVERLSQRLAEELRRTSWLSQHDRMTGLLNRSALHERIAELGNIPTPLILLDIDHFKQVNDSYGHGQGDEVIAAVSACIRETLDKTAPDALAARWGGEEFIIALPDCNAPDHQADAAEIAETLRSAVAKLTHPDWPARLRVTGSLGVAYGPASAFSAMFKSADSAMYDAKEQGRNRVVCADDRNGKVIKPARAA; the protein is encoded by the coding sequence ATGGCGAACGCCGCCTATCAGGACAGCTATACCGTTTCACCGGACATTCCCGATATCGGCAAAGACGAAGTCGCGCGCAAACTGATGCTCGACGGGCTGGAGCGGCGGATTGCCGGACAGCTTAGCGTTATCATACCGGTCGCCGTGATCGGATGGATAGCGAGCCTGACCGATAACCGCGCCCTATGGATGTTTCTGGGCCTGCAAATAGTGGCACAGCTGGCCATTGCCGGCACATCGCAATGGCTGCGCCGTGCCGTTGAGGCGGGCAAAAGCGCTGCGATCCGCAAAAGCCTGTGGATGGTCGCCGAGGCATCCAGCGGCATCATATGGGCCGCGATGATGCTCGACGTCGGGACGCTGATTGGCGGATCGGATGCGGTGCTGACCACCTGGGTCACGATATTGGTGACCATGGTCGTATCCGTCCTGCTCGCCGCGCCGATTGCCGGCATTGCTTTCCCGCTGCTTGGCGGATTTACGGCGGCGGTCGTCGCGGGGATATGGCTGTTTGGCAAGGATTTCAGCAGTTTTGCCGAACTCGCACTGGCCTTCATGTGTATCGCCCTGTTCATCATTGCCAAGGCGGTCAATCTTCAGGCGCATAAAAGCTGCCATGACGGGATTGAGGTCGAACGGCTGAGCCAGCGGCTGGCGGAAGAGCTGCGACGCACGTCGTGGCTATCACAGCATGACAGAATGACCGGCCTGTTGAACCGCTCCGCCCTGCACGAACGCATTGCGGAACTCGGAAATATCCCGACCCCCCTGATCCTGCTCGATATCGACCATTTCAAACAGGTCAACGACAGCTATGGCCACGGCCAGGGCGACGAGGTGATCGCCGCTGTGAGCGCCTGTATCCGCGAAACACTGGACAAAACGGCGCCCGATGCCCTGGCCGCGCGCTGGGGCGGTGAGGAATTTATTATCGCCCTGCCCGACTGCAATGCGCCCGACCATCAAGCAGATGCCGCCGAAATCGCAGAAACCCTGCGCAGCGCGGTGGCGAAACTGACGCATCCGGACTGGCCCGCGCGGCTGCGGGTCACTGGCTCGCTTGGTGTAGCATATGGCCCTGCGAGCGCCTTTTCCGCTATGTTCAAGAGCGCGGACAGTGCGATGTATGACGCCAAGGAACAAGGCCGGAACCGGGTTGTCTGTGCGGATGATCGGAACGGCAAAGTCATAAAACCCGCCCGCGCAGCTTGA
- a CDS encoding lipocalin family protein, protein MKLSAKLKLSLSLISFALISACGGKPGPVGNSAVPEPAKAVELDRYLGKWFEMARYEAPFQKGCDGVTADYSLRDDGKIKVINSCTKEGKTTTANGKAKIVEGSRNAKLKVSFFGPFYGDYWVLDRAEDYSWAIVGEPSGRYLWMLTRQAQPEPQVRARIEARVRELGYDWNLVRVTDQG, encoded by the coding sequence ATGAAACTATCCGCCAAACTAAAGCTCTCGCTTAGCCTGATATCCTTTGCCCTGATCAGCGCCTGCGGTGGCAAGCCCGGACCCGTCGGCAATAGCGCGGTGCCAGAGCCCGCCAAGGCGGTGGAACTGGATCGCTATCTCGGCAAATGGTTTGAAATGGCGCGCTATGAAGCGCCGTTTCAAAAAGGCTGCGACGGCGTGACCGCCGACTATTCCCTGCGCGATGACGGCAAGATCAAGGTCATCAACAGCTGCACCAAAGAAGGCAAGACCACCACCGCCAACGGCAAGGCGAAAATCGTCGAGGGCAGCCGGAATGCGAAGCTGAAAGTCTCTTTTTTCGGCCCCTTTTACGGCGATTACTGGGTGCTGGACCGGGCGGAAGATTATAGCTGGGCGATTGTCGGCGAACCCAGCGGGCGCTACCTGTGGATGCTCACCCGTCAGGCGCAGCCCGAGCCGCAAGTGCGTGCCCGGATTGAGGCGCGGGTGAGAGAGCTTGGCTATGACTGGAATTTGGTGAGGGTTACGGATCAAGGTTGA
- a CDS encoding alpha/beta fold hydrolase, which produces MSCDTAPQPDNREPSIMTIENPASITPQSVEQWRKDGQFVDWQGHQIFVRTGGDPSAPPLLLLHGFPTSSLDWLPMWAELTARYRVVAFDFLGFGFSDKPTRHPYDLQEQSDLAAYLAETLLGQGFHLLVHDYGVSPGQELLARQGEGKMAHELLSCAFLNGGLLPAQHRARPIQKLLTGPFGWLFVRLMNRERFGKSFSEVFGKDTQPGAAELDAYWAVIRTNGGHRLQHKLLHYIADRRTHGPRWEAQLTHPPCPIALINGTQDPVSGGHLVDAVAALNPEVPAWRLDHLGHYPQTEGAADVMAAYAEFRGGL; this is translated from the coding sequence GTGAGCTGCGACACAGCGCCGCAACCGGATAACAGGGAACCAAGTATCATGACCATTGAGAACCCCGCCTCAATCACCCCGCAAAGCGTAGAGCAATGGCGCAAAGACGGACAATTTGTCGACTGGCAGGGCCACCAGATATTCGTCCGCACCGGTGGCGACCCATCCGCGCCGCCGCTTCTCCTGCTCCACGGCTTTCCGACCTCCAGTCTCGACTGGCTGCCGATGTGGGCGGAGCTCACCGCGCGCTATCGGGTGGTGGCGTTTGATTTTCTGGGCTTTGGCTTTTCCGACAAGCCGACGCGGCATCCTTATGATCTGCAGGAACAGAGTGATCTCGCGGCCTATCTGGCCGAGACTTTATTGGGTCAGGGTTTTCATCTGCTCGTCCATGATTATGGCGTCAGCCCGGGGCAGGAATTGCTCGCGCGGCAGGGCGAGGGCAAGATGGCGCACGAATTGCTGAGCTGCGCCTTTCTCAACGGCGGCCTGCTCCCCGCGCAGCATCGCGCGCGGCCTATTCAAAAGCTGCTCACCGGACCCTTTGGTTGGCTGTTCGTGCGCCTGATGAACCGGGAGCGTTTCGGCAAAAGCTTTAGCGAGGTTTTCGGCAAGGATACGCAGCCCGGCGCAGCGGAACTCGACGCCTATTGGGCCGTCATCCGCACAAATGGCGGCCACCGGCTGCAGCATAAGCTGCTCCACTATATCGCCGACCGCCGCACCCACGGCCCCCGCTGGGAAGCCCAGCTGACCCACCCGCCATGCCCGATCGCGCTGATAAACGGCACCCAGGACCCGGTCTCCGGCGGCCATCTGGTCGACGCGGTCGCGGCACTGAACCCGGAGGTGCCTGCATGGCGGCTGGACCATCTGGGCCATTATCCGCAGACCGAAGGGGCTGCGGATGTGATGGCGGCTTATGCGGAGTTTCGGGGTGGGTTGTGA